From a region of the Candidatus Coatesbacteria bacterium genome:
- a CDS encoding glycosyltransferase, whose protein sequence is MNQASRRARRRPTPCSAGRATKSAAARTPNSKPTSPRIWSALPEQPRVSVVVVSYNTRADLRRCLDHLERSREPVEIIVVDNASRDGSAAEARRHGVRLFPSPVNQGFAAANNLGARRARGRLLLLLNPDAFVEPDSIGRLADLLDSRPDLAGTAPRLVGLDGQTQRTCRRLPTVRDALCELTGLSRIFPGSAFFNRWKMGGFDHDETREVEQVFASCWLLRRADFLRLGGFDTRFPIFFNDVDLARRLGEAVGPTLYEPSIAVTHIGGSSVRRVRARSVLNSHRAFYRYLAKYGRSFAPLRWLTGLLLALTAPLRVLAADLS, encoded by the coding sequence ATCAACCAGGCGTCGAGGAGGGCAAGAAGGCGACCTACGCCCTGCTCGGCCGGCCGGGCTACGAAGAGCGCCGCCGCGAGGACGCCGAACTCGAAGCCAACTTCGCCGAGGATCTGGTCAGCCTTGCCTGAGCAACCCCGGGTCAGCGTCGTCGTCGTCAGCTACAACACCCGCGCCGACCTGCGCCGTTGCCTGGACCACCTGGAACGCTCCCGGGAGCCCGTCGAGATCATCGTCGTCGACAACGCCTCCCGCGACGGCTCCGCCGCCGAGGCCCGCCGGCACGGGGTGCGGCTGTTCCCCAGCCCGGTCAACCAGGGCTTCGCCGCCGCCAACAACCTGGGGGCGCGCCGGGCCCGCGGTCGCCTGTTGCTGCTGCTCAACCCCGACGCCTTCGTCGAACCGGACAGCATCGGCCGCCTGGCCGACCTGTTGGACTCCCGGCCCGACCTGGCCGGTACGGCGCCGCGCCTGGTCGGCCTGGACGGCCAAACCCAGCGCACCTGCCGCCGCCTGCCCACCGTGCGCGACGCCCTGTGCGAGCTGACCGGGCTGTCCCGGATCTTCCCGGGGAGCGCCTTCTTCAACCGCTGGAAGATGGGCGGGTTCGACCACGACGAAACCCGAGAGGTCGAACAGGTCTTCGCCTCCTGCTGGCTGCTGCGCCGCGCCGACTTCCTGCGCCTCGGCGGCTTCGACACCCGCTTTCCCATCTTCTTCAACGATGTTGACCTGGCCCGACGCCTGGGCGAGGCCGTCGGACCGACCCTCTACGAACCGTCGATCGCCGTGACCCACATCGGCGGTTCCAGTGTCCGCCGGGTCCGCGCCCGCAGCGTACTCAACAGCCACCGCGCCTTCTACCGCTATCTGGCCAAGTACGGCCGCTCCTTCG